TCCCCTGGTCGCCGTGCCCACGAACCTCGCGCACGACGGCCTGTGCTCGCCGGTCGCCACCCTCGACAACGACGCGGGCCGCGGCTCGTACGGCGTGCCGAACCCGATCGCGGTCGTCATCGACCTGGACGTCATCCGTGAGGCCCCGGTCCGCTTCGTCCGCGCCGGCATCGGCGACGCCGTCTCCAACATCTCGGCGATCGCCGACTGGGAGCTGGCCAATCGCGTCAAGGGCGAGCGGATCGACGGACTCGCCGCGGCCATGGCCCGCCAGGCCGGCGAGGCCGTACTGCGGCACCCGGGCGGCATCGGGGACAACAACTTCCTCCAGGTGCTCGCCGAGGCGCTGGTCCTCAGCGGCATCGCCATGTCGGTCTCCGGCGACTCGCGGCCGTCCTCCGGGGCGTGCCACGAGATCAACCACGCCTTCGACCTGCTGTTCCCCAAGCGGGCCGCCGCCCACGGCGAGCAGTGCGGTCTCGGCGCGGCCTTCGCGATGTGGCTGCGCGGGGCGCACGAGGAGTCGGCGTACATGGCCGAGGTACTGCGCCGGCACGGGCTGCCCGTGCTGCCGGACGAGATCGGCTTCACGACGGACGAGTTCGTCAAGGCCGTCGAGTTCGCCCCGGAGACCCGGCCCGGCCGCTACACCATCCTCGAACACCTCGACCTGAACACCGAACAGATCA
The genomic region above belongs to Streptomyces coeruleorubidus and contains:
- a CDS encoding iron-containing alcohol dehydrogenase family protein; translated protein: MPVLTRLIPSPLVVDIRPGALDDLACVLADERISHSGRLAVAVSGGSGAKLRERISPSMPGATWYEVGGGTLDDAVRLASDIKAGHYDAVVGLGGGKIIDCAKFAAARVGLPLVAVPTNLAHDGLCSPVATLDNDAGRGSYGVPNPIAVVIDLDVIREAPVRFVRAGIGDAVSNISAIADWELANRVKGERIDGLAAAMARQAGEAVLRHPGGIGDNNFLQVLAEALVLSGIAMSVSGDSRPSSGACHEINHAFDLLFPKRAAAHGEQCGLGAAFAMWLRGAHEESAYMAEVLRRHGLPVLPDEIGFTTDEFVKAVEFAPETRPGRYTILEHLDLNTEQIKDTYADYVKAIGS